Proteins encoded together in one Prosthecobacter debontii window:
- a CDS encoding MFS transporter, with the protein MSAKTEGIAPNASRLLWAGFMAILAAGVGFAIRGGIFDNWGKEFGFTATQLGAIGGAGFSGFCFGIILGGVIVDKIGYGKLVALALICHIISAFVTFGASTPENAYSYLFWGMFIFAYANGTLEAVANPLVATLYPNNRTHFLNILHASWPAGMVLGTVAGWILDDKMQLNWKLQLALYLVPTALYAIMFLGQKFPKSEAAEKGASFVQMLKPVGILGAVVACYLLALFFGDIIKAFSPDNAKAIGYGIGGALLIVVALITKFSLGSILLFILFVTHALVGAVELGTDGWIQNITGNLFSSEQGKYLFIWTSAIMFGLRFCAHWIETKLKLSPIGLLLVCAIIACVGLNLASGMQTFGMALVALGIYAVGKTFFWPTMLAVIGDRYPHTGAVAMSIMGGIGMLSAGLIGGPGLGYGKDRFAGEALEKANPALYAEYKAAEPSKFLNLDSTAAYGLDGKKLAAAKEASPKTPEQQAVVDADQKGDRATLKADSFIPMTMAGIYLLLLIYFKAIGGYRVVKIDEQAA; encoded by the coding sequence ATGTCAGCAAAAACTGAAGGCATCGCACCTAACGCCAGTCGGCTCCTCTGGGCCGGATTTATGGCCATCCTCGCCGCCGGCGTCGGCTTCGCCATCCGTGGCGGTATCTTCGATAACTGGGGGAAAGAATTTGGCTTCACCGCCACCCAACTCGGAGCCATCGGCGGTGCCGGTTTCTCCGGCTTCTGCTTCGGCATCATCCTCGGCGGCGTGATCGTGGACAAGATCGGCTACGGTAAGCTCGTCGCCCTGGCCCTGATCTGCCACATCATCTCCGCCTTCGTCACCTTCGGGGCCAGCACGCCGGAGAATGCCTACAGCTACCTCTTCTGGGGCATGTTCATCTTTGCCTATGCCAACGGCACCCTGGAAGCCGTGGCCAACCCCCTGGTGGCTACCCTCTATCCGAACAACCGCACGCACTTCCTGAACATCCTCCACGCCTCCTGGCCCGCAGGGATGGTGCTAGGCACGGTAGCCGGCTGGATCTTGGACGACAAGATGCAACTGAACTGGAAGCTCCAGCTCGCCCTCTACCTGGTGCCGACCGCACTGTATGCGATCATGTTCCTGGGCCAGAAGTTCCCGAAATCCGAGGCTGCCGAAAAAGGTGCCAGCTTCGTGCAGATGCTGAAGCCCGTGGGTATCCTGGGTGCCGTCGTCGCCTGCTATCTGCTGGCCCTGTTCTTCGGTGACATCATCAAGGCCTTCTCTCCAGACAATGCCAAGGCCATCGGTTATGGCATCGGCGGTGCCCTGCTCATCGTCGTTGCTCTGATCACCAAGTTCTCCCTTGGCTCCATCCTGCTGTTCATCCTTTTCGTCACCCACGCCCTCGTCGGCGCTGTGGAGCTGGGCACCGATGGCTGGATTCAAAACATCACCGGGAACCTCTTCTCCTCCGAGCAGGGTAAATACCTCTTCATCTGGACCTCCGCCATCATGTTCGGTCTGCGTTTTTGCGCTCACTGGATCGAGACGAAGCTCAAGCTCTCCCCCATCGGCCTCCTCCTCGTCTGTGCCATCATCGCCTGCGTGGGCCTGAATCTGGCCAGCGGCATGCAGACCTTCGGCATGGCCCTCGTGGCCCTGGGCATCTATGCCGTGGGTAAGACCTTCTTCTGGCCCACCATGCTGGCTGTCATTGGTGACCGTTACCCGCACACAGGTGCCGTGGCCATGTCCATCATGGGCGGCATCGGCATGCTCTCCGCCGGTCTCATCGGTGGCCCAGGTCTCGGTTATGGTAAGGATCGCTTCGCTGGCGAAGCTCTTGAAAAAGCCAACCCTGCTCTGTATGCCGAATACAAAGCCGCTGAGCCGAGCAAGTTCCTGAACCTGGACTCCACCGCCGCCTACGGCCTCGATGGTAAGAAGCTGGCCGCTGCCAAGGAAGCCTCCCCCAAGACCCCTGAACAACAGGCCGTGGTGGATGCCGACCAGAAAGGCGACCGTGCCACTCTGAAGGCCGACTCCTTCATCCCCATGACCATGGCAGGCATCTACCTGCTGCTGTTGATCTACTTCAAAGCGATCGGCGGTTACCGCGTGGTGAAGATTGACGAGCAAGCCGCTTAG
- a CDS encoding sulfatase family protein, with protein sequence MIRRLILSIGLLATTLSAAPKGPPNIVFFFCDDLAYQAISAYGDDRKLLETPGLDRLAKEGMRFDRCLVTNSICGPMRAVIQTGKYSHLNGFYNNSNSTFDGSQQTFPKLLQKSGYSTAVIGKWHLMSDPQGYDYWHILPGQGIYYNPPMIDNGKEVKHQGYTTDIISDITLEWLKNRDKTKPFMLMTQHKAPHREWAPALRHLGWDKDRVYPEPPTLFDDYAGRSKAVSDHDMGIDRTFTDRDAKLVPPPNMTEEQLAQWNAYYEPRNQKYREANLTGKDLVKWRYQRYMHDYLATVKSVDEAMTKLLDYLDQEGLSENTVVILSSDQGFYLGEHGWFDKRWIFEESLRTPLMVRWPGVTKAGRTDNHIVSLLDMAQTFLDIAGVPQPADMQGHSLVPLFKGEAPAEWRKSLYYHYYEFPVPHRVRPHYGVITDRYKLVHYYTPDVDDWELMDRQADPLEVKSFYNDPAYADTVKELKAELSRLQTEVKETLPPPRFTHGNKAFEGEPEPPAPAKGKGKGKKKKAQAE encoded by the coding sequence ATGATTCGACGTCTTATTCTCAGCATCGGCCTGCTGGCCACCACCCTCTCCGCTGCGCCCAAGGGGCCGCCGAATATCGTGTTTTTCTTCTGCGATGACCTAGCCTATCAAGCCATCTCCGCTTACGGCGATGACCGGAAACTGTTGGAGACCCCGGGCTTGGATCGTCTGGCCAAGGAAGGCATGCGTTTTGATCGCTGCCTAGTCACCAACTCCATCTGCGGCCCGATGCGTGCCGTCATTCAGACGGGCAAATACTCCCACCTGAACGGCTTTTACAACAACAGCAACAGCACTTTCGATGGCAGCCAGCAGACCTTTCCCAAGCTGCTGCAGAAGAGCGGTTACAGCACGGCGGTCATTGGCAAATGGCATCTCATGTCAGATCCTCAAGGCTACGATTACTGGCACATCCTGCCCGGCCAAGGGATCTACTACAACCCGCCGATGATCGACAACGGCAAGGAAGTAAAACATCAAGGCTACACCACAGATATCATCTCCGACATCACTCTGGAGTGGCTGAAAAATCGCGATAAAACCAAGCCCTTCATGCTGATGACCCAGCATAAAGCCCCGCACCGGGAATGGGCTCCTGCACTCCGGCACCTGGGCTGGGATAAGGATCGCGTCTATCCTGAGCCGCCCACCCTCTTCGACGACTATGCCGGTCGTAGCAAAGCCGTGAGTGATCATGACATGGGCATCGATCGCACCTTTACCGATCGTGATGCCAAGCTTGTGCCGCCGCCGAACATGACGGAGGAGCAGCTCGCCCAATGGAACGCCTATTACGAGCCGCGTAACCAAAAATACCGCGAAGCCAATCTGACGGGTAAGGATCTGGTGAAGTGGCGCTATCAGCGTTACATGCATGACTACCTCGCCACGGTGAAGTCTGTCGATGAAGCCATGACCAAGCTGCTGGACTATCTCGATCAGGAAGGCCTGTCTGAGAACACGGTCGTCATCCTCAGCAGTGACCAAGGCTTCTACCTGGGGGAGCACGGCTGGTTTGATAAACGTTGGATCTTTGAAGAATCTCTGCGCACACCGCTGATGGTGCGCTGGCCCGGGGTGACCAAGGCAGGCCGCACCGATAACCACATCGTTTCCCTGCTGGACATGGCCCAGACTTTCCTGGACATCGCCGGGGTGCCTCAGCCCGCCGACATGCAAGGGCACTCCCTGGTGCCGCTCTTCAAAGGCGAAGCACCGGCGGAATGGCGCAAGTCTCTCTATTACCACTACTATGAATTTCCGGTGCCGCATCGCGTGCGGCCTCATTACGGCGTGATCACGGATCGCTACAAACTTGTGCATTACTACACGCCGGACGTGGATGACTGGGAGCTAATGGATCGTCAGGCCGACCCCTTGGAGGTGAAAAGCTTCTACAACGATCCTGCCTATGCGGACACGGTCAAAGAACTCAAGGCAGAACTCAGCCGCCTACAAACCGAGGTCAAGGAAACCCTTCCGCCACCGCGCTTCACCCATGGCAACAAGGCTTTCGAAGGCGAGCCCGAACCACCTGCCCCGGCGAAGGGCAAAGGGAAAGGGAAGAAGAAAAAGGCGCAGGCGGAATAA
- a CDS encoding FMN-binding protein — protein sequence MAVSTLPPSSPSRTVRRGGAGLRALLLRLWRVGLLVAAVLVLRQGVATREAREAVAALQPERLRDFFPEIVSLGEPMPTSGWRAALDGTQKVLGYVATTAPESDGIIGYSGPTNSLLVFSPQGVLTGVRVLKSHDTPDHLAEVIADREFFKQFTNRKPGEPLEKPLHTVTGATLTSAAIAQGVLTRMGQSAGASLRFPEPITLAEVQMLMPEAAELQPSTQYAGGFEVLDAQGKRIGRVVRTSPVTDTMIGYKGPTDTLMLLDPSGQTLKKIALRRSYDTKRYVGYITGDSYFLNLFNDKSLEELADLDYEKAKIEGVSGATETSYSMAEGLKRRAASLLEQRPTGWLRTVTWRWQDWGHVAVIASALVMAFTRLRGRAWVRHGHHALLVVYAGFMAGELLSQGLLTGWAAHGTPWRSAPGLLLLAAVALLGPVFTSKHLYCHHICPHGALQQLLARRLRWQWRVPHGLDKSLSLLPFFLLGLIFLSVVIGWGLNLNALEPFDAYVPRVAGWGSLVLAVVGLVAALFTPLAYCKYGCPTGAVFKLIRFTGDADRLGLKDWIAVGLIALAALV from the coding sequence ATGGCAGTCTCAACGCTCCCCCCTAGCTCCCCTTCCCGCACGGTGCGGCGGGGTGGTGCGGGGCTGCGGGCGCTGCTCCTCCGCCTCTGGCGGGTGGGGCTGCTGGTCGCGGCGGTGCTGGTGCTGCGGCAGGGGGTGGCCACACGGGAGGCTCGGGAGGCGGTGGCGGCGCTGCAGCCGGAGCGCTTGCGGGATTTCTTCCCGGAGATCGTGAGCCTGGGTGAGCCGATGCCCACCAGTGGTTGGCGGGCGGCTTTGGATGGCACGCAAAAGGTGCTGGGCTATGTGGCCACCACCGCGCCGGAGTCCGATGGCATCATTGGTTACTCCGGCCCAACGAACTCACTGCTGGTGTTCTCTCCGCAGGGCGTGCTGACGGGGGTGCGGGTGCTGAAGAGCCACGATACGCCGGATCACCTGGCGGAGGTGATTGCGGACCGGGAGTTCTTTAAACAGTTCACGAATCGCAAACCGGGCGAGCCCCTGGAGAAGCCGTTGCACACGGTGACGGGGGCGACGCTGACGAGTGCGGCGATCGCGCAGGGCGTGCTGACGCGCATGGGGCAGTCTGCGGGGGCCTCGCTCCGCTTCCCAGAACCGATCACGCTGGCGGAGGTGCAGATGCTGATGCCGGAGGCGGCGGAGCTGCAGCCCTCCACGCAATACGCGGGTGGGTTTGAGGTGCTGGATGCGCAGGGAAAAAGGATCGGCCGGGTGGTGCGCACCTCACCCGTCACGGACACGATGATCGGGTATAAGGGACCGACGGATACACTCATGTTGTTAGACCCGAGCGGGCAGACTTTGAAGAAGATCGCCCTGCGCCGCAGCTACGATACGAAGCGCTATGTGGGCTACATCACGGGGGACTCGTATTTCCTGAATCTCTTCAATGACAAGTCTCTGGAGGAGCTGGCGGACCTGGACTACGAGAAGGCGAAGATCGAGGGTGTCTCAGGTGCCACCGAGACGAGCTACAGCATGGCTGAGGGGCTGAAACGGCGCGCGGCGAGTCTGCTTGAGCAGCGCCCCACCGGTTGGCTGCGCACGGTAACGTGGCGCTGGCAGGACTGGGGCCATGTGGCGGTGATCGCCTCTGCGCTGGTGATGGCCTTCACGCGTCTGCGGGGTCGCGCCTGGGTGCGGCATGGGCATCATGCGCTGCTGGTGGTGTATGCCGGGTTCATGGCGGGAGAGCTGCTGTCTCAGGGCCTGCTCACGGGCTGGGCCGCGCATGGCACACCGTGGCGCAGTGCGCCGGGTCTGCTGCTGCTGGCTGCGGTGGCCCTGCTGGGGCCGGTCTTCACCAGTAAGCACCTGTATTGCCACCACATCTGCCCGCATGGGGCGCTGCAGCAGCTCCTGGCACGGCGGCTGCGCTGGCAGTGGCGGGTGCCGCATGGGTTGGATAAGAGCCTATCTCTTTTACCTTTCTTCTTGTTAGGCCTCATCTTCCTCTCCGTAGTCATCGGCTGGGGGCTGAACCTGAATGCCCTGGAGCCCTTCGATGCCTATGTGCCGCGCGTGGCTGGCTGGGGCAGTCTGGTGCTGGCGGTGGTGGGGCTCGTAGCCGCGCTATTCACCCCACTGGCTTATTGCAAATACGGCTGCCCCACGGGGGCGGTGTTTAAACTCATCCGGTTCACCGGCGATGCCGATCGGCTCGGTCTAAAAGACTGGATCGCAGTAGGCTTGATCGCTCTGGCGGCCTTGGTGTAA
- a CDS encoding valine--pyruvate transaminase: MSSFSTIGQRLAGPCGIQELMDDLGEALSLYPDMRMLGGGQPAAIPQVQALWRQRMQAMLEEGSLDRTLLNYDPPAGNPQFRETFAAFLKRECGWEVTSENIVVMPSSQSAFFLLFNLLAGETLQGKKRILFPLLPDYIGYANQALTEGQFTACLPRISEHGPREFKYEVDFERLKITPDIAALCVSCPTNPTGNVLTETEFYQLRDLARHHGIPLMIDNAYGHPFPDVIHGPFRPRWEPGMIFSISLSKVGLPGVRTSVVVADPAIVKALSNMNAVVSLANGNVGQALVGPLLRDDTMLRLGREVIQPFYKKRSDLAKGILTQALGDDLPWALHAQEGAFFLWLWLKDLPIPAAELYQRLKARKVLVIPGHYFAFGLDEPWLHPQQCLRLTYSQPTTVVQEGLEILADEVKKARAEASLR, from the coding sequence ATGTCTTCTTTTTCCACCATCGGCCAACGCCTTGCCGGGCCTTGCGGCATTCAGGAGCTCATGGATGATCTGGGGGAGGCGCTCTCCCTGTATCCAGACATGCGCATGCTGGGCGGAGGGCAGCCAGCGGCCATCCCTCAGGTGCAGGCCCTCTGGCGCCAGCGCATGCAGGCCATGCTGGAGGAAGGCAGCCTGGACCGCACGCTGCTAAACTACGATCCCCCGGCAGGGAACCCCCAGTTCCGTGAAACCTTCGCCGCCTTTCTGAAGCGCGAATGCGGCTGGGAGGTCACGTCTGAAAACATCGTGGTGATGCCCAGCAGCCAGAGCGCTTTTTTCCTGCTCTTCAATCTGCTGGCAGGAGAGACGCTTCAGGGCAAAAAGCGCATCCTTTTCCCCCTGCTGCCCGACTACATCGGCTACGCCAACCAAGCTCTGACCGAGGGGCAATTCACCGCCTGTCTCCCACGCATCAGCGAGCATGGACCGCGTGAGTTTAAGTATGAGGTGGACTTTGAGCGCCTGAAGATCACGCCCGACATCGCCGCGCTGTGCGTCTCCTGCCCCACCAATCCGACGGGCAACGTGCTCACCGAGACCGAGTTCTATCAGCTCCGGGATCTGGCCCGTCATCACGGCATCCCACTGATGATTGACAATGCCTACGGGCATCCCTTTCCGGACGTCATCCACGGCCCTTTCCGTCCGCGCTGGGAGCCGGGCATGATCTTCAGCATCAGTCTCTCCAAAGTGGGCCTACCCGGCGTGCGCACCTCCGTCGTCGTTGCAGACCCCGCCATCGTCAAAGCCCTGTCCAACATGAATGCCGTGGTCTCTCTGGCCAATGGCAATGTCGGTCAAGCCCTGGTGGGGCCGCTGCTCCGAGATGATACGATGCTGCGGCTGGGACGCGAGGTGATCCAGCCCTTTTATAAAAAGCGATCTGATTTGGCCAAAGGCATCCTCACCCAAGCCCTGGGCGACGATCTGCCCTGGGCGCTGCATGCTCAGGAGGGCGCCTTCTTCCTCTGGCTGTGGCTGAAGGATCTGCCCATCCCCGCCGCCGAGCTGTATCAGCGGCTCAAAGCGCGAAAGGTTCTGGTGATCCCCGGGCATTACTTCGCCTTCGGTCTGGATGAACCCTGGCTGCACCCTCAGCAGTGCCTGCGCCTCACCTACAGCCAGCCCACGACGGTGGTGCAGGAGGGCCTGGAGATCCTGGCCGATGAGGTGAAGAAAGCACGCGCCGAGGCCAGCTTGAGGTGA
- the serS gene encoding serine--tRNA ligase, which translates to MLDIRLIRDNPDQVKERLTARGGDYASIVDEVLSIDTARRTAETERQKLQGDRNRISKEIGMAKKNGQDTSAIEAEVRGINERIEQIGRDADAADARQEELLLGLPNLPHEGCPVGHSAEENPEVRAWGSKPKFEFEPKDHTVLGQQLGLIDFEAGAKITGSAFVVYRGQGARLERSLINFLLDLHTTLHGYQEISPPLLVKPDCLVGTGQLPKFGDQVYHSPEDDLYLIPTAEVPVTNLHREEILKHEQLPINYAAYTPCFRREAGSAGLGTRGLIRMHQFDKVELVKITTPETSMTELESLTGNAEKVLQLLGLHYRVIELCTGDIGFGSAKTYDIEVWAPGQGTYLEVSSCSNFGDYQARRMKLRYKDENGKNRVPHTLNGSGTALARLFVALVETYQQADGSILIPEALRGHFGAEKIG; encoded by the coding sequence ATGCTCGATATCCGCCTCATCCGCGACAATCCTGATCAAGTCAAAGAACGCCTCACCGCCCGTGGCGGCGACTACGCGTCCATCGTGGATGAAGTGCTTTCCATCGACACCGCCCGCCGCACCGCTGAGACCGAGCGCCAGAAGCTGCAGGGAGACCGCAACCGCATCAGCAAAGAGATCGGTATGGCCAAAAAGAACGGCCAGGACACCAGCGCCATCGAGGCGGAGGTGCGGGGGATCAATGAGCGCATCGAGCAGATCGGTCGTGACGCCGATGCTGCGGATGCCCGCCAGGAGGAACTCCTGCTCGGCCTGCCCAACCTCCCGCATGAGGGCTGCCCCGTCGGTCACAGCGCCGAGGAGAACCCTGAGGTGCGCGCCTGGGGTAGCAAGCCGAAGTTTGAATTCGAACCCAAAGACCACACCGTGCTCGGTCAGCAGCTCGGCCTCATTGACTTCGAAGCTGGGGCCAAGATCACCGGCAGTGCCTTTGTGGTCTATCGCGGCCAAGGCGCACGTCTGGAGCGCTCTCTGATCAATTTCCTCCTGGACCTGCACACCACCCTGCACGGCTACCAGGAAATCAGCCCGCCGCTGCTAGTGAAGCCGGATTGCCTCGTCGGCACCGGTCAGTTGCCCAAGTTTGGCGATCAGGTCTATCACAGCCCTGAGGATGATCTTTACCTCATCCCGACCGCCGAAGTGCCGGTGACCAACCTGCACCGCGAAGAGATCCTCAAGCACGAGCAACTGCCCATCAACTACGCCGCCTACACGCCATGCTTCCGTCGTGAGGCGGGCAGCGCCGGCCTGGGCACCCGTGGTCTCATCCGCATGCACCAATTTGATAAAGTGGAGCTGGTGAAGATCACCACCCCCGAGACCAGCATGACGGAACTGGAAAGCCTCACCGGCAACGCCGAGAAAGTGCTGCAACTCCTGGGCCTGCACTATCGGGTCATCGAGCTCTGCACGGGTGACATCGGCTTTGGTTCGGCCAAAACCTACGACATCGAAGTCTGGGCTCCCGGCCAAGGCACCTATCTGGAAGTCTCCAGCTGCTCCAACTTTGGCGACTACCAAGCCCGCCGCATGAAGCTGCGCTACAAGGACGAGAACGGGAAGAACCGCGTGCCGCATACCCTCAATGGCTCCGGCACCGCCTTGGCGCGTCTGTTCGTCGCGCTGGTTGAAACCTATCAGCAAGCCGACGGCAGCATCCTCATCCCCGAAGCCCTGCGCGGTCACTTCGGCGCGGAGAAGATCGGATAA
- a CDS encoding peroxiredoxin — translation MKLFSAILPGLFSSCSAEQVFVHEPAPVISAVNQEGETVNFADVYAKGPTVVFFYPKANTPGCTAQACSLRDAFADLTKDKVQVLGVSMDTVAAQKKFKTQRQLPYDLIADTEGKVMEAFKVGKAMGGLLPMAQRQCFLIMEGHIVWHDDSASTARQAEDVKKVLAALKEKNPNE, via the coding sequence ATGAAACTGTTTTCTGCCATTCTTCCCGGGTTGTTCAGCTCATGCAGCGCTGAACAGGTTTTCGTCCACGAACCCGCCCCCGTGATCTCCGCTGTGAATCAGGAAGGCGAGACGGTGAACTTTGCCGACGTCTATGCGAAGGGACCGACCGTGGTGTTCTTTTACCCCAAGGCAAACACCCCCGGCTGCACCGCGCAGGCTTGCTCTCTGCGGGATGCATTTGCAGACCTCACCAAAGACAAGGTGCAGGTGCTGGGGGTCTCCATGGACACGGTGGCGGCGCAAAAGAAATTCAAGACCCAACGTCAGCTCCCCTATGACCTCATCGCCGATACAGAGGGGAAGGTGATGGAAGCCTTCAAGGTGGGGAAGGCGATGGGCGGTCTGCTGCCGATGGCGCAACGCCAATGTTTCCTCATCATGGAGGGGCACATCGTCTGGCATGATGACAGTGCCTCCACCGCCCGTCAGGCGGAGGATGTGAAGAAGGTGCTGGCGGCGCTGAAGGAGAAGAATCCTAACGAATGA
- a CDS encoding MFS transporter: MKSAPPSSSQPDMKLFWACFIALVATSFVFGVRANTIGELQSSFNLSESQKGDINGAGMWPFALSIIFFSFIIDRIGYKTVALFAIVCHVVSLVLTLRASGFKDFYWSTLLVAVANGTVESFINPVVATLFNKNKSKWLNILHAGWPAGLALGALFCALLPDTKLFFGAVWQFRFALCFIPVVLYALLILPRTFPVNERVAAGVSYRDMLKEVGAVGFFIIGSLVYFAVMQMAGHQASLMSSLIVGTVIAVLAGLYTGSLGNWLFLVVLITIGPLATTELGTDGWMPDLLKLSGPNFPHFETWIFVYVSTIMTVLRFYAGPIVHRFSPIGLLVIGAMIAITGLLMLSHSIGWAILGASTVYALGKTFLWSTTLGLTSEQFPKGGALTLNGVSAVGVLFLGVLGSPYIGYKQDMDMDKRLNVTEHTALYTLVQGQPKEGIFGTVPTLDQTKIQSLLEDEKKTLEAVQAESKRSVFTSIAVLPTFMLICYIGLFIYFRSKGGYKPVEIGAH, encoded by the coding sequence ATGAAATCTGCTCCCCCTAGCTCTTCCCAGCCCGACATGAAGTTGTTCTGGGCCTGCTTCATCGCCCTCGTGGCCACCTCCTTCGTCTTCGGCGTGCGCGCCAATACCATCGGGGAATTGCAAAGCAGCTTTAACCTCTCCGAATCCCAGAAGGGCGACATCAACGGCGCGGGCATGTGGCCCTTTGCTCTGAGCATCATCTTCTTCAGCTTCATCATTGATCGCATCGGCTACAAGACCGTCGCGCTCTTTGCTATCGTCTGCCACGTGGTCTCCCTGGTGCTCACGCTGCGGGCCTCCGGCTTCAAGGATTTCTACTGGAGCACCCTCCTCGTCGCGGTGGCCAATGGCACGGTGGAGTCCTTCATCAACCCGGTGGTGGCCACGCTCTTCAATAAGAACAAGTCCAAGTGGCTGAACATCCTGCACGCAGGCTGGCCCGCAGGCCTCGCCCTCGGCGCGCTGTTCTGTGCGCTTCTGCCGGATACCAAGCTCTTTTTCGGGGCTGTGTGGCAGTTCCGTTTCGCCCTCTGCTTCATCCCCGTGGTGCTGTATGCGCTGCTCATCCTGCCACGCACCTTCCCTGTGAATGAGCGTGTGGCCGCAGGCGTGAGCTATCGCGACATGCTGAAGGAAGTGGGTGCTGTTGGCTTCTTCATCATCGGTTCCCTGGTCTATTTCGCCGTCATGCAGATGGCCGGGCATCAGGCTTCGCTGATGTCTTCTCTCATCGTCGGCACGGTTATCGCCGTGCTGGCCGGGCTGTACACCGGCTCTTTGGGGAACTGGTTATTCCTGGTGGTGCTCATCACCATCGGGCCGCTTGCCACCACCGAGCTAGGCACGGATGGTTGGATGCCCGATCTGCTCAAACTGAGCGGTCCGAATTTCCCGCACTTTGAGACCTGGATCTTCGTCTATGTCTCCACCATCATGACGGTGCTGCGCTTTTATGCGGGTCCGATTGTGCATCGCTTCTCGCCCATCGGCCTGCTGGTCATTGGTGCCATGATCGCCATCACGGGTCTGCTCATGCTGTCGCACTCCATCGGCTGGGCCATCCTCGGTGCCTCCACCGTGTATGCCCTGGGCAAGACCTTCCTGTGGTCCACCACGCTGGGTCTGACCTCGGAGCAATTCCCGAAAGGCGGTGCGCTGACCCTGAACGGTGTCTCTGCCGTGGGGGTGCTCTTCCTCGGTGTGCTGGGCAGCCCCTACATCGGCTACAAGCAGGACATGGACATGGATAAACGCCTCAATGTCACGGAGCATACTGCTCTCTACACGTTGGTGCAGGGGCAGCCGAAGGAAGGAATTTTTGGCACGGTACCTACGCTGGACCAAACTAAGATTCAGAGTCTGCTCGAAGACGAGAAGAAAACTCTGGAAGCCGTGCAGGCAGAGAGTAAGCGCAGCGTCTTCACCTCCATCGCCGTGCTACCCACCTTCATGCTGATTTGCTACATCGGCCTCTTTATTTATTTCCGCTCGAAGGGTGGCTACAAGCCGGTCGAAATCGGCGCGCACTGA
- a CDS encoding FmdB family zinc ribbon protein produces MPTYVYETIPQFEGDQPKRFEMRQSMKDAPLTQHPDSGQPVRRVPIGGTGLMGGSSGGSSFPSSGGGGSCGTGCGCH; encoded by the coding sequence ATGCCCACCTACGTTTACGAAACCATCCCCCAGTTTGAAGGTGACCAGCCCAAGCGTTTTGAGATGCGTCAGAGCATGAAAGACGCCCCGCTGACCCAGCATCCTGATAGCGGCCAGCCCGTGCGTCGTGTGCCTATCGGCGGCACCGGTCTCATGGGTGGTTCTTCGGGGGGCAGTTCCTTCCCCAGCAGTGGCGGCGGTGGCTCCTGCGGCACTGGCTGTGGCTGTCATTAG